Proteins encoded by one window of Rutidosis leptorrhynchoides isolate AG116_Rl617_1_P2 chromosome 7, CSIRO_AGI_Rlap_v1, whole genome shotgun sequence:
- the LOC139859051 gene encoding uncharacterized mitochondrial protein AtMg00310-like yields the protein MSSFGGRLVVIKSVLTSLPLYYFSLYRAPLCVLKLLESARRKFFWGGSRIDSKISWVKWDTVLNTSWNGGVKYRVTKEQKLSSSREVVVEVQNRNRLTLGSDVEACNVPFKQSFLKTIGDSGSMRFWLDQWLGEDKLCNLFPHLYILELHPDVFVKDRCIGVVGSVISERIEAVWQWRRTPSGRAAGELSRLLQLISLCSFDNSKSDT from the exons ATGTCTTCATTTGGAGGTAGATTGGTCGTAATTAAATCGGTCCTCACGAGCCTTCCGTTGTACTATTTCTCGCTTTACCGGGCACCGCTATGTGTGTTAAAATTACTCGAGAGTGCGAGAAGAaaattcttttggggcgggtcaagAATAGACTCAAAAATCTCATGGGTCAAATGGGATACGGTCTTAAATACTTCGTGGAATGGGGGGGTTAAATATCGGGTCACTAAAGAGCAAAAACTTAGCTCTTCTCgggaagtggtggtggaggttcaaaaccgaaaccgaCTCACTTTGG GTTCGGATGTTGAAGCTTGCAATGTCCCGTTCAAACAATCTTTTCTCAAGACAATCGGTGATAGCGGATCTATGAGATTTTGGCTGGATCAGTGGCTAGGCGAGGACAAGTTATGCAACTTATTTCCCCACTTATACATATTAGAATTACATCCTGATGTGTTTGTCAAAGATCGTTGCATTGGTGTCGTCGGTTCTGTAATAAGCGAAAGGATCGAAGCTGTCTGGCAATGGAGAAGAACTCCATCTGGTCGCGCTGCTGGGGAATTGTCGAGGCTGCTCCAACTTATTTCACTTTGTTCATTCGATAACAGCAAGTCAGATACGTAG
- the LOC139859052 gene encoding uncharacterized protein has protein sequence MSSSSSSSGDSFTNYTLNVLEDLSSKDEVNSHRYIRRNRYEAHERLMDDYFDEGCKYTNENFKRRFRMRRRVFLSIMNDILSYSSNPLPYYFRWLHRTQDSRGRWSISPHLKMTAALRQLAYGYTLDALDKYLQMSERVGRESLHNFCKCIIDFYANVYLREPTLHDIHHLYEGHERIHGFPGILGSIDCMHWAWEKCLVAWRGQYIRGDHSHPTIIEDNRYNLAENDWVVEPVQHIQRTWIDRCDARARRTRELRDREVHEGLRSDLVEHLWDFETTYEFYEMNYYVI, from the coding sequence ATGTCGTCTTCTTCGAGTTCTTCCGGCGACTCGTTCACAAACTATACACTAAACGTACTTGAAGATTTATCTTCTAAAGATGAAGTTAACTCACATCGTTATATACGTCGAAATCGTTATGAAGCACACGAACGTTTGATGGACGATTATTTTGACGAGGGTTGCAAATATACGAATGAAAATTTCAAACGAAGATTTCGAATGCGGCGACGTGTTTTTCTTAGCATTATGAATGATATTCTAAGTTACTCATCAAATCCATTGCCGTATTATTTTAGATGGCTTCATCGAACACAAGATTCACGTGGTAGGTGGAGTATTAGCCCACATTTGAAGATGACAGCCGCACTACGTCAGCTAGCATACGGTTATACACTAGATGCGTTGGATAAGTATCTTCAAATGTCTGAACGAGTTGGCCGGGAATCTCTACACAACTTTTGTAAGTGTATCATTGATTTTTATGCTAACGTCTACCTAAGAGAGCCTACGTTGCACGACATTCACCATTTGTATGAAGGTCATGAAAGGATTCATGGTTTTCCGGGCATATTAGGTAGTATAGATTGTATGCACTGGGCATGGGAAAAATGTCTGGTTGCGTGGAGAGGACAGTATATACGAGGCGATCACAGTCACCCAACTATTATCGAAGACAATAGATACAACCTTGCTGAGAATGATTGGGTAGTTGAGCCCGTTCAGCATATACAACGTACTTGGATCGATAGGTGCGACGCTCGTGCAAGAAGAACAAGAGAGTTACGTGATAGAGAAGTGCATGAAGGCTTACGATCTGATTTGGTTGAACATTTGTGGGACTTCGAGACGACTTATGAATTTTATGAGATGAATTATTACGTTATCTAG